In Mya arenaria isolate MELC-2E11 chromosome 1, ASM2691426v1, the genomic stretch TTGCACTTAAACTGTTCCGCTTTATTTCTTCGCCGTCTCTTAATCATCCATGGGAATTATTATTGGAAACATTACGCCTATATTTGCATTCTATTTTATCCTATTAATGATAGTCAACCCCACTTAGAACTCTGTTGCTTTCCCGTTATTTGAGACGCATAAATCATTTGAGATGAACATTTCACATAAGgccaataaataaaatatttttccgGTTGAGTCTTATATTAACGATACGATATTTGAGAAGTAATGTTATCTTCAAAGGAAGTTAAGCAATATTCCACAATTTAAACgttttgtaatatttaagaCAGTGTGTTTATTACGTTAACGGCTGAAATATGTGTTCGATGAGAAGCATTATCGGTTTTATTGCACTGTGCCAATGGTGTATGTATATTCCTAGCTCGTCTTTTTTTCAAAGACAAAGGTCTcaatattgtcatagccttggcgtcGTCAAACACTGAAAGCAAGATTTCAATGATACTACGTTCACACTTTGGAATAGCTGATATGCACATGTTCAGCAATTACCATGACTATGGCtgtaacaattattattttttcttgtttcgATTGAACAAAATCACTGGAACAACTTACGTTGGCTATTGCTCCGCTGTGCTCTTGTTTCAGTATAAAATCCTTTATAAGCTTCCTTTTGAAGGAGTATTATAAGCTGAGAAATAATATATACGATATACGAGTTGGGTGATAAATAACTGGTAGTTTTTCTGGCCTTGAACATCTTAAAATATGCTAATGACGTCcgattatattgaaatataaagacAAACTGTGTTCCACAGTTATTTAATGTACCGCGTTTTTTATAAGAAAGCAATGCCTTTTCAATTGATACCATATTATATATGATGATATCagtcattataaaataaaccttACAGTAAATATAACTATCATTAATAAACTACCTTAAGTAGAGACTTAAATCAGACTAGtatgttttaccaaaaatgTCTACCTTTGTTTGACGAATACAGTACATCTTTGAATGAATACTAGTTAAACGAAGACATTAAATATCACCATGTCAACAGTTTTTTCTAATAATCAGGCATTCAATACCATAGTGCAAATGTAATGTTGAATGGAATAATATGTAGAGTAATCAATACAACGTTAACGGTTAAGGTGCATGTTCTGTCAAGCTGGCAGAAATCTGACGTTTGGTTGAACATGACGGAAACTTAGCCTTGAATGAATTTTGTGGCATTTGTGGTTACAATTATAGTCGGAGATGGAAGTTAATCTAGCCTTATTCTGGTGCGCTGACACTTATAAATTTTAATGCGTTAAATAACCATTTTCGTTGATACCgattcattgatttttttatacaatttacaCTTATTTATAAGATCAAGAATTGATTACCTTTTTAAGTTCCTCTTGCAACTTATAACTAAAGACTcgtgataatatttttataaatatggttgacaatgtaccaaaaTTACTTTACATGtgtgatatttctaaaacagaAGAGATCAGGTTGAACAAAGTTTTCAaggtacatttatttttggaaaattgaTGTCTGCATTTCAAAAAGAATAAGAATACGATATGACGaaatctattttaaataattatttaataagtttgTACTTAAGTGTGTGTGTATATGATGAAGCTACTTGTAGAGTAGATGTACTTAAAACCGCTCTCTATATATGTATACGTATTCACCGTCTCTGAATCACCTGTCtgaattattatttgaaataatatttgcgCCTGCTTTTGCATTGTCTTCCTTCTTCTTAATGAAATTTCATCCTACTTAAAAAGCTGTTGCCTGTACGTTTCATAAGATACTTGCGTAATTGAGATGAATATGTCTGGTAAATTTACTGTAGAATTTTGTGCATTGTTTAGCTCGTTTGTTTCCTGAAGAAAAGAGTCCAGATATTGTCAGAGCCTTGGCGTCGTCGGCGTGCAAAAATGAAAACCTGAATGGGAGATTTAAACGTAAATGTGTACACATCCTGGAATATAGCCTTGGCGTCGTCAGCATGCAATAACGATAATCTTGGTCATTACTCTGGAagatttgaatgaaacttgttACACATCATAGTATAAAGCCGTGGTGGCATTGTCGTCTACGTGGAAAAACTTTACCCTTGGTCATAACTTACAAACCTGTCaagatatcaaaataaatcCTGGTACAGATGTTGCCCAGGGATAAAACACAGAGCTACAGTAATACCCACATCTCAGGCTTTAATGAGTTAACAGTTTAGCCAATTTTTCGCCTGAAGAACAACatacaaataacataaaaaaattgcgATTGCTCCGCGGCgctttcattaaaatattgtattcatcataagtttgaagaaaatatgtacTTGTTATCAGTTAATGGAGTTTTATAATAGGAGCAATGAATTTTACAATACTTAACTTGAATGTATCATCTACAAGATGAATTGGTCTTGATCTATTCTATTATATGCTATTCACTTCCTATAATGTAACTGTTTACATTGCAATGGCGTTTTATGAGATACCTGGTGCCACCAGGCATAATACAATTAACATTATAGTAATAAAGACCCGGAAAAAATGGACTATATGAAGTAAAGACTAATTAGGAATAAGTTGAATCAGATAGATGGCATTGTATGTTTTGGAACATACTTTCCTATGTTACCTGggttagaaaacaaaatatgattaaattaaaagaatgcatttaatcaacaaaacatttttataagtaAGTAATGTTCTGAAAAAAGTCAGTGTAACTACTTGTTTCAAAGCTGCAAAAGAGATACACAAATGTTTTCCAAcattaaaatacttaatttagGCAAAACGATAATCGACGCTATTCTATGGTTTGATGGAATTGTATGGGTTTATAGATGTTAGTATTAAAAAGCTGCCatgatcattttttttagaCCAAGAAATATAAAGGTTATGATTTATTATCAAACTTATTTCTATACAATGTTATATAAGCAAACTGAATGAGTATAAACATTCGttggcatttattttatatgcaatatattgttgttttgtatatgatcATATGTAAGACTTTGCACTTTACCGTACCtacaatatatgcatgtttgttatatGATCATATGTAAGACTTTGCACTTTACCGAACCTACACtatatgcatgtttgttatatGATCATATGTAAGACTTTGCACTTTACCGAACCTACACtatatgcatgtttgttatatGATCATATGCTAGACTTTGCACTTTACCGTACCTACACtatatgcatgtttgttatatGATCATATGTAAGACTTTGCACTTTACCGAACTTACACtatatgcatgtttgttatatGATCATATGTAAGACTTTGCACTTTACCGTACTTACACtatatgcatgtttgttatatGATCATATGTAAGACTTTGCACTTTACCGAACCTACACtatatgcatgtttgttatatGATCATATGTAAGACTTTGCACTTTACCGTACCTAcactatatacatgtttgttatatGATCACATGCTGGACTTTGCACTTAAACGCACCTGTCTTAATATTGAGATCTTCCTTATTTATCGGCATTTGCACGTACTTTTGAGCAGTATAACATTAAAGTGGAATCCTTATAACGAATAATTTAACGGGTAAAAGATAATCtaatttggtgaaaatgtttcaaatatttaggtTTCTTACACTATTCCTTGAGAACTACTCTTTTTCATCGTATTTACAAATGTGATTTGTGTTTTGACCATTTGAAGTGTATTTCTGAGTGTAGTAATGACAAAAATCTTTACTTGTAATTATTGTAACGATTTGTGGTATAACTCGATATAACGGAATGAATTTAGtaaataaaatagcatttttaccaaaatattttatctggTTTCATACAATATCAAAGATACaattgtttgcatttgtgttttctttttctttttttttatctggTGTTTATCACGTATAATGCGTACACCATAGCCCAAAAATTACTATTTCATACTATTTAACTGCATCAATATTACACTGTGTGCTCATCGAGCAAAACACTATCGGGTAATTTAATCATTCGATTCGTTGACGTCATTTCTATCGTCTTGCCAGTAGCATTTGATGTCGGACCCCATCCCGAGGCACCGTACTTACTCATATCTGCATCATCAAAGTCAATATCAGTGATGAGCAAACGCTTTACAGCTCTGCTTGGTGTAGTTGCTGATACCTCAGAAGACATTTTGGACTTTGAAgatgttttcgatgaaaaaacTTCTGGAATCTCGTCGATGAATGTAAAAGCCTGAGCGGGTGGTGAGCCAACCTTTTGTTCTGGCATGGTAATATCTGACCGTGTTGTTGGATATTCTTTAAGCGACATCGAACGTGTGAAAGGTGTATTGGGCGTATGCTTATATCCTGTGGGGGAAATAGTTTCGTCTTGTTTTGAGTCCTGTCTCATAAACGTCGGTATTTTCGGATCTTTCGCTAAAGGTGAACATGGCtgattaaaaaagcaaacactACCATCAGCTTGTATAGAGTATGCCCGAAATTGTCGCGTATGATGATGGGGCTGTGAGCAGTTTATCCGTCCCAATGAATTTCTATGTTGACTGTTTGCCTGGCCGTGAGGATGTACATGGCAATGGCGTTGGCCGTTTTGTATCGCTAATTTGTCAGGATTCACAGTCCGCATTGACTGTGTAGGATCATGAAGAGGAACTTCATAGAATGCTTCGTCGTCAAATTCGGACACAAAGTCGTCGTCATTGCCGTGTGTAACAGTTTCACTACACTCAAACTGATCATCACGGTACATCGATGAAATTGTGTCGTATCTAGTTGAGCTTTTCGATTTCTTTCCTCTGTATCGAAGAGGAACTTTGCACCTTGACAACAAGACGATAAGTACAATAACTGAAAGGGCCAACACAGCCCCTATGCTGCTTCCCACTGAAACAGGTAGTTGCCAGTTTGTTGTTGAGGCATCCGTACATTCTCGATAATCTGTTGTATTGCTTGTGTACACAACGAGGCAAATTTTATAGTATGTGTCTGCTACTAAATGTTCTACTTCATATTCACGTTCATTTGAGTGAAGCAATGGTCCGTATTGAATATATTGGCTTGCAACCTTTTGATAATGCACCTGAAATTGCCGCACTAGAGGTATATTTGCCGCTTTTAGTTTCCAACCCACTTGAATTGACGAGTCTGAAgatgataaaacatcaaatgTGTCGACGAAACTGTCTTCGAACAAAGTTGAAGTTtccatatttaatatcatttgtcAGTTTGAAGTGGTGAAATATCAAACCAGATTGAAATCTCTGAAAGCGTCTCAATTATTCATCGATTGTTCACCTGATCTATTATCACACTCTACGGGTTTAATGACAGGCAGGATcgtttagtttttttaatttgtagaTAATAAATTGACGAAGAATGCACCTATAACTCTCCTTCCTGTTAGAATATACGTACTAATTATTCCGCTGTATTTGGTTCATCCATATTACTAATactatattaaatttaattatatcgGGTGTTTTCGTTTTTACACACCAACACATGAAACTGCTAATAATTGTGCTAAGCAAAGAACAGCCGCGACTTCATCTTCCTACGCTGTCGTATATTAAATGAGATCCTTTAATTAAGAAATTggaatatttgaaacttaaatctgaTGAAGCCGCTTGTCGTCTTTGTGTACTGACAATTAATATCTATTTCTAAAGGACTTAAATGACTTCAGTTTTTCATGGTAACGCATTTGATTTATATCTTATCCTGACATTGTAAGCACATACATAgtgttatatgtaaaataacgATTATGCATGGATTGACGCGTCTATTATCGAATTCATACTTTCATGTGGTTTGGTTAATGCATGGTAATTATTCAACTTGCTTTCCAACATAGACTCGTCTCTCGTCTCAAAGTTATTCTTATtatcaacgtttttttttacatgtttcacCGTGGTCGGACAGTATTTGCTAAATGACCACAGAGGGAGAAATGGCCATGCTTCATTCCTTTTCTACAGCTGTGTTACTTCCCGTTGTTAAGAGATCCCAGGTCATCTATAATTCACTACATAGAAGATATCTTCGAATCTTTCCAATCTGATAAACGAGTTGTTGTCCTTTTCAAATTCTCTTGGGgttatctgaaataaaagaacaacatataaacattgATTAAGAAATAAGATTTCGTATTTTATGCTTCCTCCTCGTAGCACGTGTTTTATATGTGCagaatgtttaataaacatagAACATTAATGTTctgtaaatgtaatattttttattatatacccatcataaaaccacatacatatcgcaaaattcGTTAGTcagtattccactccagtgcaatacggccgtattcaaCTCTTGTGaggtcacgtcataacaagtatcgtaacaagcgcgatgttaaaatgacgtcataaaacaaaatagtgcgttgTAAAAATTTCATTTACTATAAAAACATGTGGATTTTAATTGATCTAACCagttatgtatataataaaagggttattagtactgcgttttgatccggaatgtcgtattcgactctcgtggatttttgcagtTTGATTTCAATCGgcttgcgcctcgtgaaatccgaatctgcaaaaccccactcgagtcgaatacaacctcccgggtCAAAACGCAATACTAATAACCccattatattgttataataatggTTTTACATTACTGTATCTATATTAATAATGACAATGATAAATAggttaaaatgataataaatgtcCTTATAAACATCTTGTATCCTCACATTCTTAATCATATTCATGAACTAAACAAAAACGGATGTTTTTTTGATTTGATAAGGAATTAGAATTTTAGATATAAAGTCTTATAAACCAAAGAAACCATTTTACTTTCCAGACAAAATTTGAAAGTTCTTTCAAAGTTCTTAGTGTTTTGCTTTCTTTTATATAGATACCCAATGGAAGTTCGGTATGATCAATACACAAGCcgtgtttttttctgatacaACAAAAGAATATTATTCATTTCGTTTTTGATGTGGTAAAAACAACTTTGCTCTATATTTCCTACGTGATTGAGTAACACTTTGTAAATAATATGGCAGATTGACTGTTAAAACGTGGCTGTTTGACTCCCCTGTTCTTCGCAGAAAAACTCGGGGGTTTGTCATAACGTTGGTGTCATAGCAGCGTCTTCGGCAAGTAAGAGCTTGAACCTTGGCCATCATTCAAAAACCTTTTaactatcaaaatgaaactAAACTTCAGATAAAGCTGTTTTAATTATCAACAGCTTGTCTGTTCAATTTTGATAACTGAAAAGAGATGCACGATACAGATATTGGAGGTTGGTATAAAATACCTCAACTCCTTTAAACAGTACTAATCGTACCGCCATATTGTCTGCCTATTCATTGGAAACTGGATGATATggattaaattattattaatgagGATAATGAAACTAATACTATTTGTATTGCTTCAATTAATATTACGACTAAAACTAAGGCTCACTTAATCCACGCTTATCTGCATTTATGTCATGATATATTCCAACgaaatattaatatatgctCGCAAAATGCGTATTATCATCCCCATCCTAGCCAAAAATAAAAGTCGAAATTTGAACCTTatgtagttttatttacattgaaaccGCTTATCGTTGACAACCGTTTTGCCTGTAAAACGGATAGAAAGCtactttaaattattcatatcCAGATTTTAGACTCTGGACTAGTGGACGTGTTTGATTCTTTGTTTCATGCAGGCGT encodes the following:
- the LOC128234727 gene encoding uncharacterized protein LOC128234727 — protein: MILNMETSTLFEDSFVDTFDVLSSSDSSIQVGWKLKAANIPLVRQFQVHYQKVASQYIQYGPLLHSNEREYEVEHLVADTYYKICLVVYTSNTTDYRECTDASTTNWQLPVSVGSSIGAVLALSVIVLIVLLSRCKVPLRYRGKKSKSSTRYDTISSMYRDDQFECSETVTHGNDDDFVSEFDDEAFYEVPLHDPTQSMRTVNPDKLAIQNGQRHCHVHPHGQANSQHRNSLGRINCSQPHHHTRQFRAYSIQADGSVCFFNQPCSPLAKDPKIPTFMRQDSKQDETISPTGYKHTPNTPFTRSMSLKEYPTTRSDITMPEQKVGSPPAQAFTFIDEIPEVFSSKTSSKSKMSSEVSATTPSRAVKRLLITDIDFDDADMSKYGASGWGPTSNATGKTIEMTSTNRMIKLPDSVLLDEHTV